Below is a window of Flavobacterium sp. CFS9 DNA.
TGTTCGAATAGTAAAAATGAGTTTTCATGAAGAGAAAATCCCTGATTTTCTGGAGAATTTCGAAAGTGTGAAAAATAAAATACGGGAAGCGAATGGAAATCGTTTTTTAGAGTTGTATCAGGATAAAAATAATAAATGCATATTTTTCACTTACAGCTACTGGGAAACCGAACAGGATTTAGAAAATTACAGACAATCCGAACTTTTTAATACGGTTTGGAGTTTCACCAAAAAACTTTTCAATGCCAAACCCGAAGCCTGGAGCGTGGATAAATTGGTAAGCTTAAATTAGTTTCAGGTTTCAGGTTTCAAGTTTCGCATACTGCGCAAAACAGCACAACTTGAAACCTGAAACCTGAAACAAAATAAACGATTAAACAAATAAACGTTATACATGAAATCAATCATTTTAAGAGAAATAAAATCTTTTTTTGGCTCTCCTATAGGTTATTTGGTCATTGCAATCTTCTTAATCAGCAATGGACTATTCTTATGGGTATTTGAAGGCGACTACAACATTTTAAATACAGGTTATGCCGATTTAACACCCTTTTTCACCCTGGCTCCGTGGATT
It encodes the following:
- a CDS encoding putative quinol monooxygenase; translation: MFVRIVKMSFHEEKIPDFLENFESVKNKIREANGNRFLELYQDKNNKCIFFTYSYWETEQDLENYRQSELFNTVWSFTKKLFNAKPEAWSVDKLVSLN